TATAATAATCCTGATATATATGCAAAATACAGAATATTAAAGAACAGAAAATTCCACAAAGTTTCTTTTAATCCAGCAAAATGCTTTGCAGAAATTCCCAAAGCCGCTAAATTAAAGAATAACCATACTAATGCATAGTTTGAAGGTGTGTGCATGTTTTTAATATAAATTATTTTAAGACAAAAACGCCCAGGGCTTTAACCTGGACGTTTTTCGTAAAGGCGATCCCCGCTTTCGTGGGGATGACAATTAGGGTAGGAGATTGCTTCACCCCTATTCGGGGTTCGCAATGACAATCCTTCCTACTTCAGAAAGTTCATATACGGCAGCTTGCTGGCGAGTTCCTGCACCTTGTCGGCGTTGGCCATGAGGGCGGAGCGTGCGTGCCAGGAGCCGTCGAGGAACTGACCGCGCGGGCCGTCGGCAAGCGTGAGCTCGATGGTTTCGTCACCCATCTTGAGCGTACGGCTTTCGGTGCTCGTGACGAGTTCTTCGCTCGGGTGTGCTTCGATCCAGGCGAGAATCTTGTCAGCCACTTCGTGGCTCACCTTGTAGCAAGGCACGCCAATAGCCACGCAGTTACCGAAGAAGATTTCGGAGTAGCTTTCGG
The sequence above is a segment of the Fibrobacter succinogenes genome. Coding sequences within it:
- a CDS encoding 3-isopropylmalate dehydratase small subunit 2, producing NSIDIVKGSGVPVRGNDIDTDRIIPARFLKCVTFEGLGDNAFADDIAGLAAQGKVHPFRDPAYKNGSILVSNQNFGCGSSREHAPQALKRWGIRAIIAESYSEIFFGNCVAIGVPCYKVSHEVADKILAWIEAHPSEELVTSTESRTLKMGDETIELTLADGPRGQFLDGSWHARSALMANADKVQELASKLPYMNFLK